In Candidatus Syntrophoarchaeum caldarius, one DNA window encodes the following:
- a CDS encoding acetyl-CoA synthetase: MMNCEINGMFDPESLVVIGASSKRDYYFLRCHENFKGKLYAVNRNEEAGREVIPGVKFYRSVLDIPEKIDFAIIEVPGEEIPAIIRKCGKRGVKFATVFASGYSELGTEAGKHAEEELIEAANAAGIKIIGPNCMGIYYPAKGMSFRFDLSTESGEVSFVSQSGGHALNFSLLGSIHGIKFDKVISYGNGAMIDSTDLIEYLMHDPSTGIIAAYIEGVKDGRRFLSVLKEAAQIKPVIIWKGGVTDAGASAVTSHSGSLAGDARIWDAALKQAGVIRVDDMDELIDVTSTLTTSPLPENRRVGIISISGGQCVVLADLASRYGFRIPPLGDVTREKLSKLMPNVGTSIKNPIDGAASWANLGTVKETIRLVMEDEGIDSVLIEISIHYMLHIFYHNEEDRMSRLYEILCELKNQSRKPFFVILSPSNYWHERRLLEEKLIESGVPVFPGFKRALKTLKNLLHYKERGGRSLYE, encoded by the coding sequence TTTTAAAGGTAAACTCTATGCCGTCAATCGGAACGAAGAAGCAGGACGGGAGGTTATTCCAGGTGTCAAATTCTACAGGAGCGTGCTTGACATACCTGAAAAGATCGATTTCGCCATCATCGAGGTTCCAGGAGAAGAGATACCAGCAATCATCAGAAAGTGTGGAAAGCGAGGTGTGAAGTTTGCAACGGTCTTTGCATCAGGCTACAGTGAGCTTGGTACAGAAGCTGGAAAACACGCAGAAGAGGAACTCATCGAGGCGGCAAATGCTGCAGGGATTAAAATAATAGGTCCAAACTGTATGGGGATCTACTATCCTGCAAAAGGCATGAGTTTCAGGTTTGATCTTTCAACAGAATCTGGTGAAGTATCATTTGTATCACAGAGTGGTGGACATGCCCTGAACTTCTCGTTACTTGGAAGTATTCATGGTATAAAATTTGATAAGGTGATAAGCTATGGCAATGGGGCGATGATCGATAGCACCGACCTGATCGAGTACCTTATGCACGATCCGTCGACAGGAATCATCGCAGCCTACATCGAGGGTGTGAAGGATGGGAGAAGGTTTCTGAGTGTCCTGAAAGAGGCGGCACAGATCAAACCTGTTATAATATGGAAAGGCGGAGTAACAGATGCAGGCGCATCCGCTGTCACGTCTCACTCTGGTTCACTGGCAGGTGATGCACGGATATGGGATGCGGCACTGAAGCAGGCTGGTGTGATCAGGGTGGATGATATGGATGAACTGATAGATGTCACAAGCACGCTCACAACTTCTCCACTTCCAGAAAACAGGCGCGTTGGAATCATCTCGATCAGTGGTGGGCAGTGTGTTGTGCTCGCTGATCTTGCATCCAGATATGGCTTCAGGATACCTCCGCTTGGGGATGTGACACGCGAAAAGCTCTCAAAGCTCATGCCCAACGTCGGAACAAGCATCAAAAACCCGATAGATGGTGCTGCATCATGGGCAAATCTGGGTACCGTGAAGGAGACGATAAGGCTTGTGATGGAGGATGAAGGGATCGATTCAGTGCTTATTGAGATCTCAATTCACTACATGCTTCATATTTTCTATCATAACGAGGAGGACAGAATGAGTAGACTCTATGAAATCCTCTGTGAGCTTAAAAACCAATCGAGAAAGCCCTTCTTTGTGATACTCTCGCCTTCGAACTACTGGCATGAACGGAGACTGCTCGAAGAAAAACTTATTGAAAGCGGCGTTCCGGTATTCCCAGGATTTAAACGAGCTCTTAAAACACTTAAAAACCTGCTCCACTATAAAGAAAGGGGAGGAAGATCACTTTATGAATAA
- a CDS encoding tyrosyl-tRNA ligase: MNKDDALRLILRNTQEVVKEDELRALLENERTPIAYTGYEPSGKIHMGHMLTVNKLLDLQKAGFKIIVLLADLHGYLNEKGSFDDVQRIAEMNRRAFIALGLDPEKTEFVKGSSFQLEPDYMLNILKLARDTTLNRAKRSMDEISRGMENPKVSQMIYPLMQAMDIARLNVDLAVGGIDQRKIHMLARENLPPLGFRAPTCLHTPILLGLDGEKMSSSQGNYISVDDDVNAIKKKIRGAFCPAKVIEDNPIIEIFRYHIFPRFERIVIERPEKYGGNLEIESIEELGRIFSKGELHPMDLKNAAASYLNEIIEPVRLKIGEVDDTR; encoded by the coding sequence ATGAATAAAGACGATGCATTGCGTTTGATCCTGCGGAATACGCAGGAGGTTGTTAAAGAAGATGAGCTCAGGGCACTTCTTGAGAACGAAAGGACACCAATCGCCTATACAGGCTATGAACCCAGCGGAAAGATCCACATGGGGCACATGCTCACCGTAAACAAATTACTCGATCTCCAGAAAGCTGGATTCAAGATAATTGTCCTTCTTGCAGACCTTCATGGTTATCTGAACGAGAAGGGATCGTTTGATGATGTCCAGAGAATTGCCGAGATGAACAGAAGGGCTTTCATCGCGCTTGGACTTGATCCAGAAAAGACTGAGTTTGTGAAGGGGTCGAGTTTTCAGCTTGAACCTGATTATATGCTTAACATCCTTAAGCTTGCAAGAGATACGACCCTGAACCGTGCAAAGCGTTCAATGGATGAGATCTCAAGGGGGATGGAAAACCCAAAGGTCTCACAGATGATCTATCCGCTCATGCAGGCGATGGATATTGCAAGACTGAATGTCGATCTTGCAGTAGGTGGGATCGATCAACGAAAGATTCACATGCTTGCACGCGAGAACCTGCCCCCTCTTGGCTTCAGAGCGCCGACATGCCTCCATACGCCCATCCTGCTGGGCCTTGATGGCGAAAAGATGTCATCATCCCAGGGTAACTACATCTCGGTCGATGATGATGTGAACGCGATAAAGAAGAAGATCAGGGGTGCGTTCTGTCCTGCAAAGGTTATTGAGGATAATCCAATCATCGAGATCTTCCGCTACCACATATTTCCTCGCTTTGAGCGAATTGTGATCGAGCGACCTGAGAAGTACGGCGGCAATCTTGAGATTGAGAGCATTGAGGAACTTGGCAGAATTTTCAGTAAAGGAGAACTTCATCCAATGGATTTAAAAAATGCAGCAGCCTCGTATCTAAACGAGATCATTGAACCTGTGAGATTGAAGATCGGAGAGGTAGATGATACGAGATAG
- a CDS encoding multidrug ABC transporter substrate-binding protein — protein MIRDSFTLAYRNIRERKFRSFLTLLGISVGIAAIIGLIAIGSGMEGAITGQLTEMSDLIVVMPGEMTTGMYIEHGSFTQQDLRDVGRISGVKDTTAITWDSATVEFRRSKRVIQVIGADPEDFWVMYEGNVDFAEGRWLRKNDHTGCVVGHNVANDYFDETVHAGDRIDINGHKFVVIGVFEKGNALTSNDVDNYIYITDRASKGVLGTDKISFIYVTVYDIDDAEKIADKIEKVVDNNHKLDDFTNAMTMGSFIDQIGGIFKVIQVVLVGIAAISLIVASIGIMNTMMMAVMERTHEVGIMKAIGARNRDILMLFLIEAGVVSLIGGILGCILGAAMAIGAGRVATDYAGLDVPAPITPGLIALGLAVALIVGIGSGLYPAMKAARMSPVEAVRYE, from the coding sequence ATGATACGAGATAGCTTTACGCTGGCTTACAGGAATATAAGAGAGCGGAAGTTTCGTTCATTTTTAACATTGCTTGGTATCTCTGTCGGGATTGCAGCAATAATCGGGCTTATCGCGATTGGAAGTGGAATGGAGGGTGCGATAACAGGACAGCTCACAGAGATGTCTGATCTTATAGTTGTTATGCCTGGGGAGATGACCACAGGGATGTACATCGAGCATGGTAGCTTCACGCAGCAGGATCTGAGAGACGTTGGACGGATAAGCGGCGTGAAGGATACAACAGCCATAACATGGGATTCCGCAACGGTTGAGTTCAGAAGATCAAAACGAGTAATTCAGGTTATCGGCGCAGATCCAGAAGATTTCTGGGTGATGTATGAGGGTAACGTCGACTTTGCTGAGGGTAGATGGCTCAGAAAGAACGATCATACAGGATGTGTTGTGGGGCATAACGTTGCAAATGACTATTTTGATGAAACAGTCCATGCAGGGGATAGAATAGATATAAACGGGCATAAGTTCGTTGTGATCGGGGTCTTTGAGAAGGGGAATGCGCTCACATCGAATGACGTTGATAACTACATCTACATTACTGATCGGGCTTCGAAGGGTGTGCTCGGGACAGACAAGATCTCATTCATCTATGTGACAGTTTATGATATTGATGATGCAGAGAAGATCGCTGATAAAATCGAGAAGGTCGTTGATAACAACCACAAGCTCGATGATTTCACGAACGCAATGACGATGGGAAGTTTCATTGATCAGATCGGTGGGATCTTCAAGGTTATACAGGTTGTTCTTGTCGGGATTGCCGCAATTTCGCTGATTGTTGCCTCAATCGGGATCATGAACACAATGATGATGGCGGTGATGGAACGCACACACGAGGTTGGGATCATGAAGGCGATCGGTGCACGAAACAGAGATATTCTTATGCTCTTTCTGATTGAAGCTGGGGTTGTGAGCCTCATCGGGGGGATTCTCGGATGCATACTTGGTGCAGCTATGGCAATCGGTGCAGGTCGCGTTGCAACAGACTATGCAGGACTTGATGTGCCTGCTCCGATTACACCAGGACTTATTGCACTTGGTCTTGCAGTTGCATTGATTGTCGGGATTGGATCGGGTCTATACCCTGCGATGAAAGCTGCACGGATGAGCCCTGTCGAGGCTGTGAGGTATGAGTAA
- a CDS encoding hisitidine kinase: MVVDDDPDILLAVKIAFELKGIPILTASNGEECIEALEKGFRGVILMDIMMPEMDGWDTIRAMIDKELFEGNLIAMLTAREDPGKKIEGLQEYVIDYLTKPFDPDELVNTVQEYIEVI, translated from the coding sequence ATGGTGGTCGATGATGACCCAGATATCCTGCTTGCAGTTAAGATCGCCTTTGAATTAAAAGGTATACCAATCTTGACCGCCAGCAATGGAGAGGAGTGTATCGAAGCGCTGGAGAAAGGTTTTCGGGGTGTCATATTGATGGACATCATGATGCCAGAGATGGACGGGTGGGATACGATACGTGCGATGATTGATAAAGAGCTTTTTGAGGGGAATCTGATTGCCATGCTTACGGCAAGGGAAGATCCAGGTAAGAAGATAGAAGGTCTACAGGAGTACGTGATCGATTATCTGACAAAGCCATTTGATCCAGATGAGCTTGTAAATACAGTTCAGGAGTACATCGAAGTGATCTGA
- a CDS encoding CDP-alcohol phosphatidyltransferase: MRVGLTPNQLSLLSLISGVVAAIFYAKTYPAGGAAFLLISSILDLLDGDVARRIGHSSDFGAAIDWIIDKYIDAFVIIGIALGGVDARIALFALFGSFINTFIKPVVYAEIGYRSRVSGKINDPIEAVGFFGRPETIITILLFSFIHLNIGLAIIAVMTHLSAIQRIAYLYKHYRVS, translated from the coding sequence GTGCGGGTTGGACTTACGCCAAACCAGTTGAGCTTACTTTCACTCATCTCAGGAGTGGTGGCGGCGATTTTTTATGCAAAAACGTATCCAGCAGGTGGTGCTGCTTTTCTACTGATCTCATCTATACTCGATCTTCTTGATGGAGATGTTGCACGCAGGATCGGACACTCATCAGATTTTGGCGCTGCAATCGACTGGATCATCGATAAGTACATTGATGCATTCGTGATCATCGGCATCGCACTTGGAGGCGTGGATGCTCGAATTGCACTCTTTGCGCTCTTCGGTTCATTCATCAATACCTTTATAAAACCAGTTGTTTACGCAGAGATTGGATACAGAAGTCGGGTGAGCGGAAAGATAAACGATCCAATCGAGGCCGTTGGATTCTTTGGAAGACCTGAGACAATAATTACGATCCTGCTCTTCTCATTTATCCACCTCAATATAGGACTTGCCATCATCGCGGTGATGACACACCTCTCAGCAATCCAGCGAATCGCATATCTCTACAAACACTACAGAGTGTCGTGA
- a CDS encoding transcription initiation factor IIB 2, protein MGLKKAENTSENELGDYDDVMHECPECSSHNLIHDYERAELVCDDCGLVIDEAFIDMGPEWRAFDADQRSKRVRVGAPMTLTIHDKGLSTMIDWRNRDSYGKSISSKHRAQLYRLRKWQRRIRVSNATERNLVFALSEIDRMASSLRLPKNVKEAAAKLYREAVENNLIRGRSIEGVSAAALYVACRECNVPRTLDEIGSVSRVDRKEIGRTYRFIARELGLKLQPTSPIDYVPRFCSSLNMSGEAQSKAIEILAQAGDKELTGGRGPTGVSAAAIYIASVICGERKTQREVAEVAGVTEVTIRNRYKELAEELNIDIIL, encoded by the coding sequence TTGGGGCTGAAAAAAGCTGAGAATACATCTGAGAACGAACTTGGCGATTATGATGACGTGATGCATGAGTGTCCTGAGTGTAGCAGCCACAATCTCATCCATGATTACGAACGTGCAGAACTTGTTTGCGATGACTGTGGGCTTGTGATAGATGAGGCGTTCATCGATATGGGTCCTGAATGGCGGGCTTTTGATGCAGATCAGCGCTCAAAGCGTGTACGAGTTGGGGCGCCGATGACACTGACAATCCATGATAAAGGTTTGAGCACGATGATTGACTGGCGAAATCGAGATTCTTACGGAAAGTCAATCTCATCGAAACATCGTGCACAACTTTATCGGCTTAGAAAATGGCAGAGACGGATCAGAGTAAGCAATGCAACGGAGAGAAACCTTGTATTTGCCCTCTCAGAGATTGACAGGATGGCGTCATCTTTACGACTACCAAAGAACGTAAAAGAAGCTGCTGCAAAATTATACAGAGAGGCGGTGGAGAACAACCTGATAAGGGGCAGGAGTATAGAGGGTGTCTCGGCTGCTGCTCTATATGTTGCATGTCGGGAGTGTAATGTTCCGCGAACCCTCGATGAGATTGGAAGTGTATCAAGGGTTGACAGAAAGGAGATTGGGCGAACCTATCGTTTTATTGCACGGGAACTCGGGTTGAAGCTACAACCCACATCACCGATCGATTACGTGCCTCGATTCTGTTCAAGCCTAAATATGAGTGGCGAAGCACAGTCAAAGGCGATAGAGATACTGGCTCAGGCTGGTGACAAAGAGTTGACAGGAGGTAGAGGTCCAACCGGGGTCTCTGCTGCTGCAATTTATATCGCATCGGTCATCTGTGGTGAGCGAAAGACGCAACGAGAAGTTGCGGAGGTTGCAGGTGTCACAGAGGTCACGATAAGAAATAGATACAAAGAACTGGCAGAGGAGCTCAATATCGATATAATCCTCTGA
- a CDS encoding Ribosomal protein L11 has translation MAEVIEALVTAGKATAGPPLGPALGPLGVNIMEVVNEINRKTEGYEGMQVPVIITIEGGNVDISVGSPPTSALIKKELGIEVAKRESIEDIVGNLTIEQAIKIAKMKFDAMLSITLRSALKEVVGTCVSMGVTVDGANPKVIQRRIDDGVYDHLLTS, from the coding sequence ATGGCAGAGGTTATAGAGGCACTTGTCACTGCCGGGAAGGCAACCGCGGGACCGCCGCTGGGTCCTGCACTCGGCCCGCTGGGTGTCAACATCATGGAAGTCGTGAATGAGATCAACAGAAAGACTGAAGGCTACGAAGGAATGCAGGTACCTGTGATCATCACTATCGAAGGAGGGAATGTCGATATCTCAGTAGGATCTCCCCCCACTTCAGCGTTGATCAAGAAGGAACTGGGGATCGAGGTTGCAAAACGAGAGAGTATCGAGGATATCGTCGGCAATCTCACGATCGAACAGGCGATAAAAATAGCAAAGATGAAGTTTGATGCGATGCTCTCGATCACGCTCAGGAGTGCACTGAAAGAGGTTGTGGGAACCTGTGTTTCGATGGGTGTGACAGTTGACGGTGCAAATCCAAAGGTGATTCAACGCAGGATTGATGATGGCGTGTACGATCATCTGCTCACATCATGA